From Polaribacter butkevichii, a single genomic window includes:
- a CDS encoding ferritin-like domain-containing protein, producing the protein MKYTEKISNKLNELLEKNYDAEKGYLNAAENVESPKLKIFFKNRASERSQFAKELRTEILSHGQIPEDDGTFKGTVHRNWMTLKSLFSANDEEAILEEALRGEKTSLDEYAEILEKDDEFAPSTRKMIEMQHQKIQSAINLLMVKEELA; encoded by the coding sequence ATGAAGTACACAGAAAAAATTTCGAACAAATTAAACGAATTATTAGAGAAAAATTATGATGCCGAAAAAGGGTATTTAAACGCTGCAGAAAATGTAGAGAGTCCAAAATTAAAAATCTTCTTTAAAAATAGAGCATCAGAAAGAAGTCAATTTGCAAAAGAACTTAGAACAGAGATTTTATCTCACGGACAAATACCAGAAGATGATGGTACTTTTAAAGGAACAGTGCACAGAAATTGGATGACACTAAAATCTTTATTTAGCGCAAATGATGAAGAGGCTATTTTAGAAGAAGCCCTTAGAGGTGAAAAAACAAGTTTAGACGAATATGCCGAAATTCTAGAAAAAGATGATGAATTTGCTCCATCAACTAGAAAAATGATAGAAATGCAACATCAGAAAATTCAATCTGCCATTAATTTATTAATGGTAAAAGAAGAGTTAGCCTAA
- a CDS encoding Crp/Fnr family transcriptional regulator, which yields MKNTIRPVNKEFEEFDLFSQLKSLGIQYDKEHILEIDVKKNGYIYLPPNKDNYIYEVLTGAVKLGGYSENGDSYVYEILPSMEFFGNLKYLNGQFQEYAKALVDSKIRLYNLDFFKTIIVTNPIITNWFISYLVKRWCSAELKLKNIKEKQIEERITALQKQLNIEIIDTKGTPFLLFNVLSKKDMGDLIGVTRQTVASILEKQLVF from the coding sequence ATGAAGAATACAATTCGACCTGTTAATAAAGAATTTGAAGAATTTGATCTTTTCTCACAGCTAAAGAGTTTAGGTATACAGTACGACAAAGAACATATTCTAGAAATAGATGTAAAAAAGAATGGATATATTTATTTACCACCAAATAAAGACAATTACATTTATGAAGTATTAACTGGAGCGGTAAAACTAGGTGGATATTCTGAGAATGGAGATAGTTATGTTTACGAAATTTTACCTTCTATGGAATTCTTTGGCAACTTAAAATATTTAAATGGACAGTTTCAAGAATATGCAAAAGCCTTAGTAGATAGTAAAATTAGATTGTACAATTTAGATTTTTTTAAAACAATTATAGTAACAAACCCAATTATTACCAATTGGTTTATTTCTTACCTTGTAAAAAGGTGGTGTTCTGCAGAATTAAAGTTAAAAAACATTAAAGAAAAGCAAATTGAAGAAAGAATAACCGCTCTTCAAAAACAATTGAATATCGAAATCATAGATACAAAAGGAACTCCTTTTCTTCTTTTTAATGTATTATCTAAAAAAGATATGGGTGACCTTATTGGGGTCACCCGTCAAACTGTTGCTTCTATACTAGAAAAACAATTAGTCTTTTAA
- the rimM gene encoding ribosome maturation factor RimM (Essential for efficient processing of 16S rRNA) — protein sequence MRKEDCFYLGKIVTKYSFKGEVIIKLDTDEPELYTEMESVYVEFGTNLVPFFIDKSSLHKGNQLRVQFEDVYSEEEADSILKCGVYLPTTMLPELTGDKFYYHEVIGFTVVDANFGEVGQIVHINDKAAQPLFEIDRDGKEIFIPMVDDFIKKVDRENNTIEVDTPEGLIELYL from the coding sequence ATGCGTAAAGAAGATTGTTTTTATTTAGGCAAAATCGTTACAAAATATAGTTTTAAAGGTGAAGTTATTATCAAATTAGATACTGACGAACCTGAGTTGTACACAGAAATGGAATCAGTTTATGTCGAATTTGGCACAAACTTGGTTCCATTTTTTATTGATAAAAGCTCACTACATAAAGGAAATCAGTTGCGTGTTCAGTTTGAAGACGTGTATTCTGAAGAAGAAGCAGATTCTATTTTAAAATGTGGTGTTTATTTACCAACAACGATGTTGCCAGAATTAACTGGCGATAAATTCTACTATCATGAAGTAATCGGTTTTACTGTTGTGGATGCTAATTTTGGAGAAGTTGGGCAAATTGTTCATATTAATGACAAAGCAGCACAACCTCTTTTTGAAATTGATAGAGACGGAAAAGAAATTTTTATTCCGATGGTAGATGATTTTATTAAGAAAGTAGATAGAGAAAACAATACAATAGAAGTTGATACTCCAGAAGGATTGATAGAATTGTACTTGTAA
- a CDS encoding DUF423 domain-containing protein gives MFKNLIITSVLGMLAIVLGAFGAHALKDILSVAELSSFETGVRYQMFHVIVLLFVNIYEGFSVSQKNKISYLFFLGILLFSGSIYAIHLTSITAKSIWFVTPLGGLTLIIGWISMITIFVKKSLNNNK, from the coding sequence ATGTTTAAAAATTTAATTATTACTTCTGTTTTAGGAATGTTAGCGATTGTTTTAGGGGCTTTTGGTGCACATGCTTTAAAAGATATTTTATCCGTGGCAGAATTGTCTAGCTTTGAAACAGGTGTACGCTATCAAATGTTTCATGTAATTGTATTGTTATTTGTAAATATTTACGAAGGGTTTAGTGTTTCTCAAAAAAATAAGATTAGTTATCTCTTTTTCTTGGGAATTCTACTTTTTTCAGGTTCTATTTACGCGATTCATTTAACATCAATTACTGCAAAATCTATTTGGTTTGTTACTCCCTTAGGAGGATTGACCTTAATTATTGGCTGGATTTCTATGATTACCATATTCGTAAAAAAGAGCTTAAATAATAACAAATAA
- a CDS encoding alkaline phosphatase D family protein translates to MKKIIIVLVVFTVLSCKTTSKSSKNKAYLKQSTKEKTADFVLAFGSCNKPDQTNLLWDDIVGLNPDVWLWGGDIIYADTEDMDKMEADYNLQKKQKGYANLLKETKVLGTWDDHDFGANDAGIEYPKKEKSQELLLNFLGVDKNSPRRKKEGVYHSEVIETAKGSVKIILLDTRYFRTSINKESVNGVQESRTILGEQQWAWLESELVNSSAKFNIILSSVQVIAEKHPYEKWANFPLERKKLLDVIVSSKANNVILLSGDRHISEFSKEEVNGLSYPLIDFTSSGMTHASENFTKEYNPARVGSVVSTKSFGVLKINFDKKKVVMEMRGDDTLQQKIEQIYPL, encoded by the coding sequence ATGAAAAAAATTATTATAGTACTTGTAGTTTTTACAGTTTTGTCTTGTAAAACAACTTCTAAATCAAGTAAAAATAAAGCTTATTTGAAGCAGTCAACAAAAGAAAAAACAGCTGACTTTGTACTTGCTTTTGGTTCTTGTAATAAACCTGATCAAACAAATCTGTTATGGGATGATATTGTTGGATTAAATCCAGATGTATGGTTATGGGGAGGAGATATTATTTATGCGGACACAGAGGATATGGATAAAATGGAAGCAGATTATAATCTTCAAAAAAAGCAAAAAGGATATGCAAACCTTTTAAAAGAAACGAAGGTTTTGGGAACTTGGGATGATCATGATTTTGGAGCCAATGATGCAGGAATAGAATATCCTAAAAAAGAAAAAAGTCAGGAACTATTGTTGAATTTTTTGGGAGTTGATAAAAATTCTCCGAGAAGAAAAAAAGAAGGGGTATATCATTCTGAAGTTATAGAAACAGCTAAAGGATCTGTAAAAATTATTTTGTTAGATACTCGTTATTTTAGAACAAGTATAAACAAAGAAAGTGTAAATGGTGTTCAAGAGAGTCGTACTATTTTAGGAGAACAACAATGGGCTTGGTTAGAAAGTGAGTTGGTTAATTCATCTGCAAAATTTAATATCATTTTAAGTAGTGTCCAGGTAATTGCAGAAAAACATCCTTATGAAAAGTGGGCAAACTTTCCGTTAGAACGTAAAAAACTACTTGATGTAATTGTATCTTCAAAAGCTAATAATGTTATTTTATTGTCTGGAGATCGTCATATATCGGAGTTTTCTAAAGAAGAAGTAAATGGCTTAAGCTATCCTTTAATTGATTTTACATCTAGTGGAATGACACACGCAAGTGAGAACTTTACTAAAGAATACAATCCTGCAAGAGTAGGTAGCGTTGTTTCTACAAAAAGTTTTGGGGTGTTAAAAATTAATTTTGATAAAAAAAAGGTTGTGATGGAAATGCGTGGAGACGACACGTTACAACAAAAAATAGAACAAATTTATCCTTTATAA
- a CDS encoding 30S ribosomal protein S16, whose protein sequence is MSVKIRLQRHGKKGKPFYWIVAADARAKRDGKYLEKIGTYNPNVNPAVIDLNVDGAVKWLQNGAQPTDTAKNILSYKGAMLKNHLLGGVRKGALTQEQADAKFAAWVEAKEAKISDKQAGLSKAESEAKAAAFAAEKAVNEARIEAAKPVVEEVAEEVVAEAEEAPETIDDAQAKAAE, encoded by the coding sequence ATGTCTGTAAAGATTAGATTACAAAGACACGGTAAAAAAGGGAAACCATTCTATTGGATCGTTGCCGCTGATGCTCGTGCAAAAAGAGATGGTAAATACTTAGAAAAAATAGGTACTTACAATCCAAACGTTAACCCTGCAGTTATTGACTTAAATGTTGATGGAGCAGTAAAATGGTTACAAAATGGTGCACAACCAACTGACACTGCAAAAAACATTTTATCTTACAAAGGTGCAATGTTAAAAAACCATTTACTTGGTGGTGTTAGAAAAGGTGCTTTAACACAAGAACAAGCAGATGCTAAATTTGCAGCTTGGGTAGAAGCTAAAGAAGCTAAAATTTCTGACAAACAAGCTGGTTTATCTAAAGCAGAATCTGAAGCTAAAGCAGCAGCATTTGCAGCAGAAAAAGCAGTAAATGAAGCTAGAATTGAAGCAGCTAAACCAGTTGTTGAAGAGGTAGCAGAAGAAGTAGTAGCTGAGGCTGAAGAAGCTCCAGAAACTATTGATGATGCACAAGCAAAAGCAGCTGAATAA
- a CDS encoding saccharopine dehydrogenase family protein translates to MKNILIIGAGKSSSFLIKYLLEKSDEENLRIIIGDITTKNAEKLINNHKNAKSVVLDIFKTKQRQELIKKNDLVISMLPARFHIEVAKDCILFSKHLVTASYISEEIKVLDEAVKAKNLVFMNEIGLDPGIDHMSAMQVLDNIRNKGAKMLLFESFCGGLVAPESDNNLWNYKFTWNPRNVVLSGQGGAAMFIQEHTYKYIPYHKLFRRTEFLKINNSKYEAYANRDSLKYRSIYGLDNIPTMYRGTIRKVGFSRAWNIFVQLGMTDDTYTIEDSENMSYRDFVNLFLAYSPSDSVELKLRSYLKIDQDDVMWEKLIELDIFNAKKKIGLKNATPAQILQKILEDSWTLKEHDKDMIVMQHLFGYEINGEKHQIESSLTVTGENQTYTAMAKTVGLPVGIAALKILKGAIKTPGVQRPITKEVYEPILKELENYGIKFLEKEVPYLGYNPNHVFG, encoded by the coding sequence ATGAAAAACATTCTAATTATTGGTGCAGGAAAATCAAGTTCTTTTCTAATAAAATATTTACTAGAAAAATCTGATGAAGAAAACTTACGAATAATTATTGGAGATATTACTACCAAAAATGCCGAAAAGCTGATTAACAATCATAAAAATGCCAAAAGTGTTGTTTTAGATATCTTTAAGACTAAACAACGCCAAGAACTTATTAAAAAAAATGACCTTGTTATTTCTATGTTACCCGCAAGGTTTCATATAGAAGTTGCAAAAGATTGTATTCTTTTTAGCAAACACCTAGTTACAGCTTCTTACATATCCGAAGAAATAAAAGTTTTAGATGAAGCTGTAAAAGCTAAAAACCTAGTGTTTATGAATGAGATTGGCTTAGACCCAGGAATAGACCACATGAGTGCCATGCAAGTACTAGATAATATAAGAAACAAAGGTGCAAAAATGTTATTATTCGAATCTTTTTGTGGAGGATTGGTGGCTCCTGAAAGTGACAACAACTTATGGAATTATAAGTTTACTTGGAACCCTAGAAACGTGGTTTTATCAGGTCAAGGAGGCGCTGCAATGTTTATTCAAGAACATACTTACAAGTACATTCCGTATCATAAATTATTTAGAAGAACCGAGTTTTTAAAAATTAACAACTCTAAATACGAAGCCTACGCAAATAGAGATTCTTTAAAATACAGAAGTATTTACGGCTTAGACAATATACCAACGATGTACAGAGGAACCATTAGAAAAGTAGGCTTTTCTAGAGCTTGGAATATTTTTGTGCAATTAGGTATGACAGATGATACGTACACCATTGAAGATTCTGAAAACATGAGTTATAGAGATTTTGTAAACTTATTTTTAGCCTATTCTCCTTCTGATTCTGTAGAATTAAAGTTACGTTCTTATTTAAAAATTGATCAGGATGATGTAATGTGGGAAAAATTAATTGAGTTGGATATTTTTAACGCCAAGAAAAAAATTGGACTTAAAAACGCTACTCCTGCTCAAATACTTCAAAAAATATTAGAAGATTCTTGGACTTTGAAAGAGCATGATAAAGACATGATAGTAATGCAACATCTTTTTGGGTATGAAATAAACGGAGAAAAACATCAAATAGAAAGTAGTTTAACCGTTACAGGAGAAAACCAAACCTATACTGCAATGGCTAAAACAGTAGGTTTACCCGTAGGTATTGCTGCATTAAAAATTTTAAAAGGAGCAATTAAAACTCCTGGAGTACAACGCCCAATAACCAAAGAAGTGTATGAACCTATTTTAAAAGAATTAGAAAATTACGGCATAAAATTTTTAGAAAAAGAAGTACCTTATTTAGGATATAATCCTAATCATGTATTTGGATAA
- a CDS encoding tRNA1(Val) (adenine(37)-N6)-methyltransferase has protein sequence MSKPFKFKEFTIHQDKTAMKVGTDGVLLGAWCSVADYPDTILDVGAGTGVISLMIAQRSDAMTIDAVEVDENAYEQTVANFEESDWGDRLYCYNATFTEFADEIAEEEETYDLVVSNPPFYTDAFESDDKARNKARFTSSLSFEELLVGVSKILSKKGKFAVVIPFKEEEAFIALAEENNLFLHRVCRVKGNETSEIKRCLMEFSFDVTEVQEESLIIELKRHQYTEAYMNLTKDFYLKM, from the coding sequence ATGTCTAAACCATTTAAATTTAAAGAGTTTACAATCCATCAAGATAAAACGGCCATGAAAGTGGGTACAGATGGTGTCTTATTAGGTGCTTGGTGTTCTGTTGCAGACTATCCGGATACAATTTTAGATGTTGGTGCTGGCACAGGCGTAATTTCTTTAATGATTGCACAACGTTCTGACGCCATGACAATAGATGCTGTTGAGGTTGATGAAAATGCATACGAGCAAACAGTTGCCAATTTTGAAGAATCTGATTGGGGAGATCGGTTGTATTGTTACAATGCTACTTTTACTGAATTTGCAGATGAAATTGCTGAGGAAGAAGAAACCTATGATTTAGTTGTTTCTAATCCACCATTTTATACAGATGCGTTTGAGTCTGATGATAAGGCTAGAAACAAAGCACGTTTTACGTCTTCACTTTCTTTTGAAGAATTACTTGTTGGGGTTTCTAAAATTTTATCAAAAAAAGGAAAGTTTGCTGTGGTTATCCCTTTTAAAGAGGAGGAAGCTTTTATCGCTTTAGCGGAAGAGAATAATTTGTTTTTACATAGAGTTTGTAGGGTAAAAGGAAATGAAACTTCAGAAATTAAAAGATGTTTAATGGAGTTTTCTTTTGATGTAACCGAAGTGCAAGAAGAAAGCCTAATTATAGAACTAAAGCGCCATCAATATACAGAAGCGTATATGAATCTAACAAAGGACTTTTATTTAAAAATGTAA
- a CDS encoding TonB-dependent receptor yields the protein MKLSVVKIRTTICLMMAFGLFFLNAHESFGQATNASIRGIIKDSSGEPLMGATIIVKNISTGFSSGTITNESGSYKIQQLPLGGPYNVTAKYLGFQDVVKKGFTLNLSDVITIDFLLQESATSLDEIVVSSNSIVKRIQQMGASTKIGAGQIKNLPSEGRNFTRLTSLSPLQGAGSLNLGGQRRTSTNVTIDGVNFRNTLTAGEIGRGPYTISQEAIREFEVSTNDYDVTQGRQGGGSITSVTKSGTNEFEGSAFFYHRADNLQSQYTIQGQERDADFYNSQSGLSIGGPLIKDKLHFFLVYERQDAGDPQFIANIQNDDDANRLRISENSLNRFLQIGRDKYGLSNSKQVGQFDRVTEANNLFLRLDWQINDKHRLTFRNLYNKWDNPFSVSDNSNIEVAESYSDFVSHENSMFLSLRSNFSSSVTNEFKVQYQRAERIFSPNSELPSQNIPRAIVQVTSVLPNGNNSTRSVQLGGQRFTPETNLENQVQISNTTYVSSGKFNFTFGTDNLITSLETQLSNEQNGRFFFDSLDDFDNLNPSRYAREVPLQGSTLVKQTVLDLSVFGQVEFDINPNLNFVGGIRYDATAFVDAAEFNPLVYQELGIRTDEKPEDFDNIQPRFQLTWNIKGNDTDILKIGGGVFTSQPHYYAQVNNIQNSGTLIGAIDVTGANVPTPDFIGYRNDPSTVPGVPAGVTPFSTINAVSPDFEVPTIYKANINYTHFFGDRYSLGVNAVFSHTKNNYVYQETNLVAEPYFVTLQGREVFVPANTIAENGRADWTKSRVSDLVGRTLVLNSDGILDNLALVIEGSAKIGEDGYVNASFTVNQSKDNSSYNCCVANTSTFLPVSGDPRDLNYGYSDNHFDTKIVVNGASPTWKGFTLGATIVGTGGTRYSLKSGGGRSANGDFNLSNEIAYIFDPSDANTPQYIKDSYNEVLNDPETSEGFKEYLKESFGSFAERNGGKNPFSATVDLRLQKKFNLSNDKHSLELSADVFNFMNLLNKEWGRSHNLGNRDFMNINGFDQATNSYQYNVQTGAGTEPINGTPWRLQLGVRYSFN from the coding sequence ATGAAATTATCAGTAGTAAAAATTCGTACAACCATTTGTTTAATGATGGCTTTTGGTTTATTTTTTTTAAATGCTCATGAGTCTTTTGGGCAAGCAACCAATGCTTCTATAAGAGGTATTATAAAAGATAGTAGCGGAGAGCCACTAATGGGGGCTACTATTATTGTTAAAAATATTTCAACAGGGTTTAGCTCAGGTACAATAACAAATGAATCTGGAAGTTATAAAATTCAGCAATTACCTTTAGGTGGGCCTTATAATGTAACAGCCAAATACCTTGGGTTTCAAGATGTGGTTAAAAAAGGCTTTACTTTAAACTTAAGTGATGTAATTACAATAGATTTTTTGTTACAAGAATCTGCTACTTCTTTAGATGAAATTGTTGTTTCTTCTAATAGTATTGTAAAACGTATTCAACAAATGGGGGCTTCTACAAAAATAGGTGCTGGACAAATTAAAAATTTACCATCAGAAGGAAGAAATTTTACCAGACTTACAAGTTTATCGCCCTTACAAGGAGCCGGAAGTCTTAATTTAGGAGGACAAAGAAGAACTTCTACAAATGTAACTATTGATGGTGTTAATTTTAGAAATACACTTACAGCAGGAGAAATTGGTAGAGGACCTTACACAATTTCTCAAGAAGCGATTAGAGAGTTTGAGGTGTCTACAAATGATTATGATGTAACACAAGGACGCCAAGGAGGAGGATCTATTACTTCGGTAACAAAATCTGGAACAAATGAATTTGAAGGAAGTGCTTTTTTTTATCATAGAGCAGACAATCTTCAGAGTCAATATACTATTCAAGGACAAGAAAGAGATGCCGATTTTTATAACTCTCAATCAGGATTAAGTATTGGAGGACCTTTAATTAAAGATAAATTACATTTTTTCTTAGTGTACGAAAGACAAGATGCAGGAGATCCACAGTTTATTGCAAATATTCAAAATGATGATGATGCCAATCGTTTACGAATTTCAGAAAATAGTTTAAATCGTTTTTTACAAATTGGTAGAGACAAATATGGTTTAAGCAATTCTAAGCAAGTAGGTCAATTTGATAGAGTTACTGAGGCTAATAATTTGTTTTTAAGATTAGATTGGCAAATTAATGACAAACATAGGTTAACATTTAGAAATCTTTATAATAAATGGGACAACCCTTTTAGTGTAAGTGATAATTCTAATATAGAAGTAGCAGAATCTTATTCAGATTTTGTGTCTCATGAAAATAGTATGTTTCTTTCTTTACGTTCTAATTTTTCATCAAGCGTAACTAATGAGTTTAAAGTGCAATATCAAAGAGCAGAACGTATTTTTAGTCCAAATTCAGAATTGCCGTCACAAAATATTCCAAGAGCAATTGTACAAGTAACCTCTGTATTACCAAATGGTAATAATAGTACTAGAAGTGTACAGTTAGGAGGACAGCGTTTTACACCAGAAACCAATTTAGAAAATCAGGTACAAATTTCTAATACTACCTATGTTAGTTCAGGTAAGTTTAATTTTACTTTTGGTACAGATAACTTAATAACTTCTTTAGAAACACAATTGTCTAATGAACAAAATGGTCGTTTTTTCTTTGATTCTTTAGATGATTTTGATAATTTAAACCCATCTAGATATGCTCGTGAAGTGCCTTTACAGGGATCTACTTTAGTAAAACAAACTGTTTTAGATTTATCAGTTTTCGGTCAGGTAGAGTTTGATATTAATCCAAATTTAAACTTTGTAGGTGGTATACGTTATGATGCAACTGCATTTGTAGATGCAGCAGAATTTAATCCTTTGGTGTATCAAGAATTAGGAATTCGTACAGATGAAAAACCAGAAGATTTTGATAATATTCAACCTAGATTTCAATTAACGTGGAATATCAAAGGAAATGATACTGATATTTTAAAAATAGGTGGAGGTGTATTTACATCACAACCACATTATTATGCACAAGTAAATAACATTCAAAATAGCGGAACTTTAATAGGTGCTATTGATGTTACAGGGGCAAATGTTCCTACTCCAGATTTTATTGGTTATAGAAATGATCCAAGTACTGTACCAGGTGTACCAGCGGGAGTTACTCCTTTTTCTACAATAAATGCTGTGAGCCCAGATTTTGAAGTGCCTACCATCTACAAAGCAAATATTAATTACACGCACTTTTTTGGAGATAGATATAGTTTGGGGGTTAATGCTGTTTTTAGTCATACTAAAAATAACTACGTGTATCAAGAAACCAATTTAGTGGCAGAACCTTATTTTGTAACGCTACAAGGTAGAGAGGTTTTTGTACCAGCAAATACTATTGCAGAGAATGGTCGTGCAGATTGGACAAAATCTAGAGTTTCTGATTTAGTAGGTAGAACATTGGTTTTAAATTCTGATGGTATTTTAGATAACCTTGCATTAGTTATAGAGGGTTCTGCTAAAATAGGTGAAGATGGTTATGTAAACGCAAGTTTTACGGTAAATCAATCAAAAGACAACTCATCATACAATTGTTGTGTTGCAAATACGTCTACATTTCTTCCTGTTTCAGGAGATCCAAGAGATTTAAATTATGGATATTCAGACAATCATTTTGATACTAAAATTGTAGTAAATGGTGCGAGTCCAACTTGGAAAGGGTTTACCTTAGGAGCAACAATTGTAGGTACTGGTGGTACAAGGTATTCTTTAAAATCTGGAGGAGGTAGAAGCGCAAACGGAGATTTTAATTTAAGTAATGAAATTGCATATATTTTTGATCCAAGTGATGCAAATACGCCACAATACATTAAAGATAGTTATAACGAGGTTTTAAATGATCCAGAAACATCAGAAGGATTTAAAGAGTATTTAAAAGAAAGCTTTGGTAGTTTTGCAGAAAGAAATGGAGGGAAAAATCCTTTTAGTGCAACCGTAGACCTTCGTCTTCAGAAAAAGTTTAATTTATCTAATGATAAACATTCTTTAGAGCTTTCTGCAGATGTTTTTAATTTTATGAATTTATTAAACAAAGAATGGGGGCGTAGTCATAATCTAGGGAATAGAGATTTTATGAATATCAATGGTTTTGATCAGGCAACAAATAGTTATCAGTATAACGTGCAAACAGGTGCTGGTACAGAGCCTATTAACGGTACTCCTTGGAGATTGCAACTTGGTGTAAGATATTCCTTTAATTAA
- a CDS encoding endonuclease/exonuclease/phosphatase family protein: MKNSIYSIVFLILTGCVGSKNLIEKDSFFSKENYIAKHHGEVIPVGYQYPKKDSFKVLSWNVEHFVDSFDDPYIDSNRENKPDSLMANKVAYLVASLKEIDADVVVLQEFESAKFLRSIANNRLQNMGYTYFADVPSHGWYMNVVVMSKFPLGIIYGYGNVTTPVLEYRNDEGAPETQNTLNTRMWSVEVYPNPDYNFLLTGVHLKAGRGERNIAMRKGQINFLKQQFKRFLKEDKNKNILVVGDFNSVQGSEEINLFLNEKVKREKFIDPLPETVMTHTSDDPKRRLDYMLMNTNMYKEYKENSANVPQLFKPKKMREISDHLPVTSTFIIK; this comes from the coding sequence ATGAAAAATAGTATTTATAGTATTGTATTTTTAATTTTAACAGGATGCGTTGGGTCTAAAAATTTAATAGAAAAAGATTCCTTTTTTTCTAAAGAAAATTACATAGCCAAGCATCATGGAGAAGTAATTCCTGTTGGATATCAATATCCTAAAAAAGATAGTTTTAAAGTGCTTTCTTGGAATGTAGAGCATTTTGTAGATTCTTTTGATGATCCGTATATAGATTCTAATAGAGAAAATAAACCAGATTCTTTAATGGCAAATAAGGTTGCTTATTTAGTTGCCTCTTTAAAGGAAATAGATGCAGATGTTGTTGTTTTACAAGAATTTGAGAGTGCCAAATTTTTAAGAAGTATTGCTAATAATCGTTTGCAAAATATGGGGTATACATACTTTGCAGATGTACCCAGTCATGGTTGGTATATGAATGTGGTTGTTATGAGTAAATTTCCATTAGGCATTATTTATGGTTATGGAAATGTAACGACTCCAGTTCTTGAATATAGAAATGATGAAGGAGCTCCAGAGACTCAAAACACGTTAAATACTAGAATGTGGTCTGTTGAGGTGTATCCTAATCCGGATTATAATTTTTTACTTACCGGCGTCCATTTAAAAGCGGGTAGAGGAGAAAGAAATATAGCTATGAGAAAGGGGCAGATTAATTTTTTAAAACAACAATTTAAGCGCTTTTTAAAAGAGGATAAAAACAAGAATATTTTAGTGGTTGGAGATTTTAATAGTGTACAAGGTAGCGAGGAGATTAATCTATTTCTAAATGAAAAAGTAAAGAGAGAAAAATTTATCGATCCATTACCAGAAACGGTAATGACACATACTTCTGATGATCCTAAACGTAGGTTAGATTATATGTTGATGAATACCAATATGTACAAAGAATATAAAGAGAATTCTGCGAATGTTCCTCAACTTTTTAAGCCAAAAAAAATGAGAGAAATTAGCGATCACTTACCAGTTACTTCAACATTTATCATTAAATAA